The following coding sequences lie in one Equus asinus isolate D_3611 breed Donkey chromosome 1, EquAss-T2T_v2, whole genome shotgun sequence genomic window:
- the LOC139045044 gene encoding LOW QUALITY PROTEIN: olfactory receptor 9A4-like (The sequence of the model RefSeq protein was modified relative to this genomic sequence to represent the inferred CDS: substituted 1 base at 1 genomic stop codon), producing the protein MMGNRSSATEFCLLGFPGSQELHHLLFAIFFFFYSVTLMGNTIIIVIVCVDKRLKSPMYFFLGHLSALEILVTSIIVPVMLWGLLLPGMQTLSLTECVAQLFLYLAVGTTEFALLGAMAVDRYVAVCNPLRYNIIMNSRTCIWVVIVSWVFGFLSEIWPVYATFQFTFCKSNLLDHYYCDRGQLLKLSCDDTLFTEFVLCXMAVVIIIGSLAPTVVSYTYVISTILKIPSASGRRKAFSTCASHCTFVVIGYGSCLFLYVKPKQTQAAEYNKIASLLISVLTPFLNPFIFTLRNDKVKGALWDSMKGCCQLLKE; encoded by the coding sequence ATGATGGGCAATCGCTCTAGTGCCACTGAATTCTGCCTCCTAGGCTTCCCTGGGTCCCAAGAGCTACATCACCTCCTTTTTgctatattctttttcttctactcagTGACATTAATGGGAAACACCATCATCATCGTTATTGTCTGTGTTGATAAACGTCTGAAGTcccccatgtatttcttccttggtCACCTCTCTGCCTTGGAGATCCTGGTGACATCCATTATCGTCCCCGTGATGCTTTGGGGGTTGCTGCTCCCTGGGATGCAGACACTATCTCTGACTGAATGTGTTGCCCAGCTCTTCCTGTACCTTGCTGTGGGGACCACAGAGTTTGCACTACTGGGAGCGATGGCTGTGGACCGTTATGTGGCAGTCTGCAACCCTCTGAGGTACAACATCATTATGAACAGCCGCACCTGCATCTGGGTGGTAATTGTGTCATGggtgtttgggtttctttctgaAATTTGGCCAGTCTATGCCACATTCCAGTTTACCTTCTGTAAATCAAATCTGTTAGACCATTATTACTGTGACCGAGGACAACTTCTCAAACTGTCCTGTGATGACACTCTTTTCACAGAGTTTGTTCTGTGTTGAATGGCTGTGGTCATTATCATTGGTTCTCTGGCCCCGACGGTTGTCTCCTACACCTACGTCATCTCCACCATCCTCAAGatcccctcagcctctggccGGAGGAAAGCCTTCTCTACATGTGCCTCCCACTGCACCTTTGTCGTGATCGGCTACGGCAGCTGCCTGTTCCTCTATGTGAAACCCAAGCAAACGCAGGCAGCTGAGTATAACAAGATAGCTTCCCTGCTGATTTCTGTGTTGACCCCTTTCCTGAACCCTTTTATCTTCACTCTCCGGAATGACAAAGTCAAAGGGGCCCTTTGGGATAGTATGAAAGGCTGCTGTCAACTCCTCAAGGAATAA